The sequence ACTTTTGGTCGTGAAATAGGGATTGAAAATGTCCGGCACAAGCTCCGCCGCCATGCCATGGCCCGTGTCCGCGATGCGCAGGGCCACGCCTCCGGCATCCGGCTCCTGGGCCGCCGTGATCCGCAGCGTCCCGCCCTGGTCCATGGCCTGCACGGCATTGAGGAACAGGTTGAGGAGCGCCTGGGTAAAACGCTCGGGGTCCAGCGGGACGCGGGGCAAGGTCCCCGCCTGCTCAAAATGCACCGCAACGTTCTTGGCCGTCACGTCGGCGCGGACCAGACGCAGGGCCCGCTCCACGACCTGCGCCAGATCCTCGTCGCGCAGCTTCATCTCTCCGGGCCGGGCGAACTCCAGCAGCTCCGAAACCACGCGGTTCAGGCGGTCCGTTTCCTGGATCATGGCCCGCGCCGCGTCCTGGTCCTGCCCCTGAACCTTGCCGGCAAGATAGGTGGCAAAGCCCTTGATGGAGCTGAGCGGATTTCTGATCTCGTGGGCCACCCCGGCGGCCAGATTGCCCAGGGCCGTCAGGCGCTCGTTGCGCCGGACCTGCTCCTGCAGGCGTCGAATTTCGCCCAGATCGCGCAGCAAGAAGAGATAGCCCACGAAGTCGTCATCGCTGGTGACGATACGGGACGCGCCCAGATTGACCGGGACCCGTTTGCCCGGTCCCGCGACAAGGGTCACTTCTCGCTCCGGCACCGTGCCCTTGTCTGCCAGCTCGGCCATGATCCCGCCCCAATCCAAGCCTCCGAGACCATCCAGAAGCATGCCCGACATGGCGTCCCTGTCCAGCCCAAAGAGGGCCGACGCCCCGCCGTTGGACAGGACCACCCGCCCATCGGGATCGGTGCTGAGCAGACCCAGGGGCAGGCACCTCACCACCTCAGAAGCGAAGGCCTGGGTGTCCCGCAACTGACGCCGGGAGAGGCGGTAATGCTGGGCCCAGAAAAGCGAAGCGAAACCGCCCAGACCCATGAACAGCACGAGCACAGTTATCACCACGTTAGTGCGGAGCTCGCCGGCCACGGCCTCCTCCAGGGGGCGCACATCCAGGCCGACAAAGATGACGGACGGATCATGATCGCCCTCGCCTTGGGCCGGGGGCCGCATCATGCCCATCGCGCCCATTCCCCCGTTGCGGGGCGGGCACCACATGGAGTGATGAACCCCCGGCAGGGGCGCAAATTTTTTATAGACCTCGAAAACCCGACCGCCTTCCACCTCCTGAAAATGCCCCTGCCGCTCTTCGCTCAGGGTCCGGGCGGACATGGCTTCCGGGGGATGAAGAACCGACCCGATCCGGGCCGCGTCGCTGTGGGCC is a genomic window of Desulfomicrobium baculatum DSM 4028 containing:
- a CDS encoding ATP-binding protein is translated as MNMYADRMKRTRVNPWLVAGMTVILGLAVSFFAVRNVQREREHMVRGYLEHAESLFWALEAGTRIGMGMHGSAGYFQSLVEETAKQHGIVYLAVTDAKGLVLAHSDAARIGSVLHPPEAMSARTLSEERQGHFQEVEGGRVFEVYKKFAPLPGVHHSMWCPPRNGGMGAMGMMRPPAQGEGDHDPSVIFVGLDVRPLEEAVAGELRTNVVITVLVLFMGLGGFASLFWAQHYRLSRRQLRDTQAFASEVVRCLPLGLLSTDPDGRVVLSNGGASALFGLDRDAMSGMLLDGLGGLDWGGIMAELADKGTVPEREVTLVAGPGKRVPVNLGASRIVTSDDDFVGYLFLLRDLGEIRRLQEQVRRNERLTALGNLAAGVAHEIRNPLSSIKGFATYLAGKVQGQDQDAARAMIQETDRLNRVVSELLEFARPGEMKLRDEDLAQVVERALRLVRADVTAKNVAVHFEQAGTLPRVPLDPERFTQALLNLFLNAVQAMDQGGTLRITAAQEPDAGGVALRIADTGHGMAAELVPDIFNPYFTTKSSGTGLGLAIVHRIIEAHGGEIKVESVVGQGTVFTLMLPTTGRRS